In one Antennarius striatus isolate MH-2024 chromosome 1, ASM4005453v1, whole genome shotgun sequence genomic region, the following are encoded:
- the ap3s2 gene encoding AP-3 complex subunit sigma-2, producing the protein MIKAILIFNNHGKPRLIRFYQYFAEDMQQQIIRETFHLVSKRDDNVCNFLEGGSLIGGSDYKLIYRHYATLYFVFCVDSSESELGILDLIQVFVETLDKCFENVCELDLIFHMDKVHYILQEVVMGGMVLETNMNEIVAQVEVQNRMEKSEGGLSAAPARAVSAVKNMNLPEIPRNINIGDINIKVPSLSPF; encoded by the exons ATGATTAAAGCCATCTTGATATTTAACAACCACGGAAAACCAAGGCTGATACGATTTTATCAGTATTTT GCAGAGGATATGCAGCAGCAGATAATTCGGGAGACTTTTCATTTGGTATCTAAAAGAGATGACAACGTCTGCAATTTCCTGGAGGGTGGGAG TCTCATAGGTGGCTCAGACTACAAGCTGATTTACCGGCACTATGCAACTCTTtactttgttttctgtgtggaCTCATCTGAAAGTGAACTTGGCATACTGGACCTCATCCAG GTGTTCGTAGAAACGCTTGACAAATGCTTTGAAAACGTCTGTGAACTGGACCTCATATTCCACATGGACAAG gtCCATTACATCCTGCAGGAGGTGGTGATGGGTGGCATGGTGCTGGAGACCAACATGAATGAGATCGTAGCACAAGTCGAAGTGCAGAACCGCATGGAGAAGTCAGAG ggtGGGCTGTCGGCGGCCCCCGCCCGCGCTGTCTCTGCCGTGAAGAACATGAACCTACCTGAGATTCCCCGCAACATCAACATTGGAGACATCAACATCAAAGTGCCGAGCCTCTCCCCATTCTGA